Genomic segment of Desulfomonile tiedjei:
GGAGGTCTTCTACAGACTCCATTTGGGTGATGAGGTTGTTGTGGGTCAAGATGACCCCCTTGGGATTGCCCGTGGTTCCGGAGGTGTAGATGAGGCCAAACGGCTCATCCGGTGAAGGTTTCATGCTTGGGACCGGGTTGCGTTTCCCCCTCCGGATCAAGTCCGCATACGAATACGCGCCGTCGGCCTCGCCGTCCAGGCATACCAGCGCTTCCAGCGTTTCCACGTCCTGCACAAAGCCCTTCACCCGTTGAGCGATTTGCGGGGATCGCACCAGCAATACCTTTGCCTCTGAATCGCGGAGGATGAACTTCCATTCATCGAGGGGTTGCGACTCGTACATGGCCACGAACTGCGCTCTCAATCCGTAGGTGGCATAAGCGGAGACAGCCCACCTCACGCAGTTGTTGGCTATGACGGCCACCTTATCCTCATGTCCTACGCCCAGAGAGGCAAGACCGGCGCGCATCTGATCGACCATTTCGCCGAACTCACCGAATGTCACCCATCGGTAACCGTCCGCTCCCTTTTCGCCGAACATTTCGCGCGCGCCATACCGAGCGCAGGACGCCTGCTGCACGTCCACCAGATTATTGAACCGCTGTCCCATGTCTTGTCCTCCCCCGATTCGTTAAGGGCCTCACAACGGTCTTGACCCCAATCTGCCTTCGCAATAATATGGAGCAAACCCGACTGCCCCGCTAGGTCTATAGCTGACAAATAGTGATCCATTCCGGTCAAGGCCAAAAGGTACTCCCATGGAGACCGAACGAATTCCCGCAGAGGCTGCCAAGTGGCTGGTCGAAAAGATGCTGACGAGAGGAATTCAATTAGACAAGCTACTGACTGGCACCGGGCTTGATCAATTGTGGCTTGCCGAAAGAGACCCCGGCATAACCTATCGGCAATATTGCCAAATCGTGATCAATGCCATTGACGAGAGTGGTGACCCTGCAATCGGCCTGTCTGCTATTGATGATTCGAGTTATATAAGCCGCCTCGGTTTCTGGGGGTACGCTCTGGCGAGCGCGCGGACCTGGCGTGATGCAAACAAGATCGCCATGGAGTTCTGGGAAATATCAGGGTCTCTGGTTCGAGTCAGTTTCACGTCAGATGATAAGCATGCGATCTGGAATGTTTTCGTGGCCAGTCCTCTTGTGGCTGACCGGGTATTGATATTTGCTATTGAAAAAGTGATTGCTTCGGCATGCGCCACCATTCATTTCCTTACCGGGAGTCCGCCGCCACTGCTTGAAATCCAAGTTTCCTATGCCCCGCCCGGCCACGTTCATCTCTACAAAAAGTATTTTGATTGTCCGGTTAAATTCGGTTGCGACAGAAATCTAGTGCGCATGGACGCGTCGGTACTGGAACGTCCTCTGAAGATGACCAGCCCTCAAATAGCCGAGGTATGTAAGAACCAGT
This window contains:
- a CDS encoding AraC family transcriptional regulator; this encodes METERIPAEAAKWLVEKMLTRGIQLDKLLTGTGLDQLWLAERDPGITYRQYCQIVINAIDESGDPAIGLSAIDDSSYISRLGFWGYALASARTWRDANKIAMEFWEISGSLVRVSFTSDDKHAIWNVFVASPLVADRVLIFAIEKVIASACATIHFLTGSPPPLLEIQVSYAPPGHVHLYKKYFDCPVKFGCDRNLVRMDASVLERPLKMTSPQIAEVCKNQCQELLLKYRQSDDLVHMVRRMIFSSPGKSVRIQDIAEDLGLGARTLRRRLRERNITFKEILDGVRAEIARGYLTGTRLSIDQISGLVGFDEATNFRRAFKRWTGESAAAVRKSSREKHW